The Ptiloglossa arizonensis isolate GNS036 chromosome 13, iyPtiAriz1_principal, whole genome shotgun sequence genome window below encodes:
- the LOC143153635 gene encoding proton-coupled amino acid transporter-like protein acs: MLFPLFFLMNMLKHLRDMAGISVTGNALLFSAALIGIVYALKDGIGDTWVWVNPRVGLYPKFIGTVFFSMASPGVILAIEHDMQKPWNYTKCNGVLNWGMIFVTLLHVLVGVTGYLKWGSETLGNFIRNHHTNDVATLVALIMQALAIYFTYGLQCYMPITILTNEYVFPALEENICKGSLYQWDLIVRFSVSLATCLLAASIPKLELFTGLVGAIGISTLTTLIPITLYILVNYDERGMLRSRMILSVALLLVALFITLCAIIVNIISIVEYFEQKYTRVVRYC, encoded by the exons ATGCTCTTCCCTCTTTTCTTTCTAATGAACATGCTGAAACACCTGCGCGATATGGCGGGTATCTCCGTCACCGGAAACGCGTTACTTTTCTCTGCGGCACTGATCGGTATTGTGTACGCGTTGAAGGATGGAATCGGCGATACTTGGGTCTGGGTTAATCCACGTGTCGGTTTGTATCCGAAATTTATCGGAACGGTCTTCTTCAGTATGGCATCTCCAGGAGTC ATACTAGCGATAGAACACGACATGCAGAAACCTTGGAATTACACAAAATGTAATGGAGTACTGAACTGGGGTATGATATTTGTAACATTGCTACACGTTCTCGTTGGTGTTACCGGTTACTTGAAATGGGGTTCCGAAACATTGGGAAACtttattagaaaccatcacacaaACGATGT AGCAACTCTGGTGGCGCTGATAATGCAAGCTTTGGCGATATATTTCACGTACGGACTGCAGTGCTACATGCCGATCACGATACTAACGAACGAGTACGTATTTCCGGCACTGGAGGAGAATATTTGCAAAGGAAGCCTGTACCAATGGGACCTGATCGTTCGTTTCAGCGTCAGCCTCGCTACGT gTTTGCTGGCAGCATCGATTCCCAAACTCGAGTTATTCACCGGTCTGGTCGGAGCTATAGGCATATCTACTTTGACGACACTTATTCCGATTACTCTGTACATTCTCGTGAATTATGACGAACGGGGAATGCTAAGAAGCAGAATGATCTTAAGTGTGGCCTTGCTGCTAGTTGCACTATTTATTACGCTTTGTGCAATTATAGTCAACATAATCTCGATCGTTGAATACTTCGAACAAAAGTATACACGTGTCGTACGATACTGTTAG
- the LOC143153869 gene encoding NFU1 iron-sulfur cluster scaffold homolog, mitochondrial produces the protein MDKILANTLIINRRIARRSLAMYQYPKILINSAARMYTCNNARTTKPYLLSATKQFDISGIQKREMFIQTQDTPNPNSVKFLPGIKVLEEGQTKDFPNITEAYCSPLAKMLFRIEGVKSVFFGPDFITITKVDEDVEWKLLKPEIFAVIMDFFASGLPILNEDQPATATQINDDDDEIVQMIKELLDTRIRPTVQEDGGDIVFVGFEEGILKLKMQGSCTSCPSSVVTLRNGVQNMMQFYIPEVLGVIQVEDETDQIAKKEFEKFEKKIEKSEHSEKK, from the exons ATGgataaaattttagcaaatacaTTAATAATCAATCGGCGTATAGCGCGTAGATCTTTAGCAATGTATCAATATCCGAA gattttaataaattctgcCGCACGTATGTATACGTGCAACAATGCTCGTACCACAAAACCGTATCTGCTTTCTGCTACAAAACAATTTGATATTAGTGGTATACAGAAGCGTGAAATGTTCATTCAAACCCAAGATACACCGAATCCTAATAGTGTAAAGTTTCTACCTGGAATTAAAGTGCTCGAAGAAGGACAAACTAAAGATTTTCCCAACATCACCGAAGCATATTGTTCACCACTTGCAAAAATGCTATTTCGAATTGAAGGTGTAAAATCTGTATTCTTTGGACCtgattttattacaattacaaaAGTGGACGAAGATGTTGAATGGAAATTATTAAAACCAGAAATATTTGCAGTCATTATGGATTTTTTTGCATCTGGTTTGCCTATATTGAACGAGGACCAACCTGCAACAGCCACTC aaattaacgacgatgacgatgaaaTAGTACAAATGATAAAGGAATTGTTAGACACTCGTATAAGACCAACAGTTCAAGAAGATGGAGGTGATATTGTATTTGTG GGTTTTGAAGAGGgcatactaaaattaaaaatgcaAGGTTCTTGCACCAGTTGCCCGAGTTCTGTGGTCACCTTAAGGAACGGAGTTCAAAATATGATGCAATTTTATATTCCAGAAGTTCTCGGAGTGATACAAGTAGAAGACGAAACCGATCAAATAGCTAAGaaagaatttgagaaattcgaaaaaaagaTCGAAAAGTCTGAACATAGCGAGAAAAAATAA
- the Rack1 gene encoding receptor of activated protein kinase C 1, translating into MTETLQLRGTLRGHNGWVTQIATNPKYPDMILSSSRDKTLIVWKLTRDEANYGIPQKRLYGHSHYISDVVLSSDGNYALSGSWDKTLRLWDLAAGRTTRRFEDHTKDVLSVAFSVDNRQIVSGSRDKTIKLWNTLAECKYTIQDDGHTDWVSCVRFSPNHSNPIIVSAGWDKLVKVWNLTNCRLKINHSGHTGYLNTVTVSPDGSLCASGGKDCKAMLWDLNDGKHLHTLDHNDIITALCFSPNRYWLCAAFGPWIKIWDLETKEMVEELKPEVVSATSKAEPPLCLSLAWSTDGQTLFAGYSDNTIRVWQVSVSSR; encoded by the exons ATGACTGAAACTCTTCAGCTAAGAGGTACGCTTCGGGGACATAATGGATGGGTCACCCAAATTGCAACAAATCCAAAATATCCAGACATGATATTGTCTTCTTCACGTG ATAAAACACTGATAGTGTGGAAATTAACACGTGATGAAGCCAACTATGGTATTCCTCAAAAACGATTATATGGTCACTCCCATTATATTAGTGATGTAGTTTTATCCTCTGATGGAAACTATGCTTTATCTGGCTCATGGGACAAAACTTTGCGCCTTTGGGACTTAGCAGCAGGTCGTACTACACGAAGATTCGAAGACCATACCAAG GATGTTTTAAGCGTCGCGTTTTCTGTGGATAATCGTCAAATTGTGTCTGGCTCTCGAGACAAGACTATTAAGTTATGGAATACTTTGGCTGAATGCAAGTATACCATTCAAGATGACGGACATACAGACTGGGTTAGCTGTGTGCGTTTCTCTCCTAATCATTCAAATCCTATTATTGTTTCTGCAGGTTGGGATAAATTGGTCAAG GTCTGGAACTTGACAAATTGTAGGCTAAAAATCAACCACAGTGGACACACTGGATATCTTAATACAGTTACTGTATCCCCTGATGGTTCACTTTGTGCTTCTGGTGGCAAG GATTGCAAGGCTATGTTATGGGATTTGAACGATGGAAAGCATCTTCATACTCTAGACCATAATGACATTATAACAGCTCTGTGCTTCAGTCCTAATCGTTATTGGCTCTGTGCTGCATTTGGACCATGGATCaagatatgggatcttgaaaccaaagagatggttgaggaattgAAACCCGAAGTTGTATCTGCAACAAGTAAAGCAGAGCCACCTCTTTGTCTGTCTTTAGCGTGGTCTACTGATGGACAAACATTATTTGCTGGATATTCTGACAACACTATTCGTGTATGGCAAGTTTCTGTATCTAGCCGTTAA